Within the Streptomyces vilmorinianum genome, the region CGTAAGAAGGCGGTCCAGGAGCAGCTCAACGCCCCGCCGGAGGTACTGGAGTTCATCGCGTCCCGCATCTCGCGGAACATCCGTGAGCTGGAGGGCGCGCTGATCCGCGTCACCGCCTTCGCGAGCCTCAACCGGCAGCCGGTGGACCTCGGGCTGACCGAGATCGTCCTCAAGGACCTGATCCCGGGCGGCGAGGACTCGGCGCCGGAGATCACGGCGCCGGCGATCATGGCCGCGACGGCGGACTACTTCGGGCTGACGGTGGAGGACCTCTGCGGGTCCTCCCGGAGCCGGGTCCTGGTGACGGCCCGCCAGATCGCCATGTACCTGTGCCGGGAGCTCACGGACCTGTCGCTGCCGAAGATCGGCGCGCAGTTCGGCGGACGCGACCACACGACGGTGATGCACGCGGACCGGAAGATCCGCGCGCTGATGGCCGAGCGGCGCTCCATCTACAACCAGGTCACCGAGCTCACCAACCGCATCAAGAACGGCTGAGAGAGCCGCTCCGCACGCTCACGAGGGCGCTCCGGGACACCTCCCGGGGCGCCCTTCCGCGTTTCCCCGCTGCCTGTGCACGGTGGCGCTGTTCGAATCAGGGGACGCGGTCGTCGGTTCTCCACAGATTGGGGGATGATCTTCCGTCCACAGGGTGGGGACTGCCGAGTTATCCGGAACGTGTCCACAGGGCGAGCAACCGAGGGATCATCACCCCAGGTCAGGGCCTTGTGGATTTGTTGGGAACCTTGATCCACAGCTTGTGGACGGATCTTCCGTCCACAGGACGGTCTCTCGGTTGTCCACGGGCAACTCACAGGGGGACGGGAGTTGCCCACAGCTTCTCCACACCGCTGTCCACTGTTCGGCAACGAAACGCCCGGGCTCACCGCGTCGAGTGAAAGCGGTCACACCAAGGGAGACGATTGGGCTGTGGGGAACGTGGGTAAAGCTGGGGACGGCGCTGGGGAGAACTCCCCGTGGCCTGTGTACCGGGTGTGCAGAACTTTCGGGTGTCCACAGAACACCCCGGTTGTCCACCGGCTCCACCCACAGGCGCAGTGGACAAAAAACCGGCATTGACCTGCGCAGACGACGTTATCCACGGTTTCCACAGGCCCTACTACTACTCCCACCTAGAGTTAGCCCGGAATCCGCTTCGAAGTGGGCCCTGTGCACAACTCGGCGCCGGAGCCTCGGCGAGCTGTTGTCGCGACTTGACCCCGAGCCGCACCGAGTGTCGGTGGCGTACGTCAGACTGGTTCCCGCAGTCGACGAAGAGCCAGCAACAGCAGGAGGCGGTTCCGGTGAAGATCCGGGTGGAGCGCGATGTACTCGCGGAGGCGGTGGCCTGGGTGGCCCGCAGCCTTCCGGCCCGTCCGCCGGCGCCCGTACTCGCGGGCCTTCTGCTGAAGGCCGAGGACGGCGCGCTGAGCTTCTCGAGCTTCGACTACGAGGTCTCGGCCCGCGTCTCCGTCGAGGCGGAGGTCGAGGAGGACGGCACCGTCCTGGTCTCCGGCCGTCTGCTCGCCGACATCTGCCGCGCCCTCCCCAACCGCCCGGTGGAGATCTCCACAGACGGTGTACGGGCGACCGTGGTCTGCGGCTCCTCCCGCTTCACCCTCCACACCCTGCCTGTGGAGGAGTACCCGGCCCTGCCGGAGATGCCCACCGCGACCGGCACCGTGCCCGGTGAGGTCTTCGCCTCCGCCGCCGCCCAGGTGGCCATCGCCGCCGGCCGTGACGACACGCTGCCCGTCCTCACCGGTGTGCGCATCGAGATCGAGGGCGACACGGTCACCCTGGCCTCCACCGACCGCTACCGCTTCGCGGTCCGCGAGTTCCTGTGGAAGCCGGAGTCCCCGGACGCCTCCGCGGTCGCCCTGGTGCCCGCGAAGACCCTCCTGGACACGGCCAAGGCGCTGACCAGCGGTGACACCGTCACCCTGGCGCTCTCGGGCTCCGGGAAGGGCGAGGGCCTGATCGGTTTCGAGGGCGCCGGCCGCCGGACCACCACCCGGCTGCTCGAGGGCGACCTGCCGAAGTACCGGACGCTCTTCCCCACCGAGTTCAACTCGGTCGCCGTGATCGAGACCGCGCCGTTCGTCGAGGCCGTCAAGCGTGTGGCCCTGGTGGCCGAGCGCAACACCCCGGTCCGGCTCAGCTTCGAGCAGGGCGTGCTGATCCTGGAGGCCGGTTCCAGCGACGATGCACAGGCTGTGGAGCGTGTGGACGCGCAGCTGGAGGGCGACGACATCTCGATCGCCTTCAACCCGACCTTCCTGCTGGACGGCCTGAGCGCGATCGACTCCCCGGTCGCCCAGCTCTCCTTCACGACCTCCACGAAGCCGGCGCTTCTGAGCGGCAAGCCGGCTGTGGATGCCGAGGCGGACGAGGCGTACAAGTACCTGATCATGCCGGTGCGGCTGAGCGGCTGACCGAGCCCGGCTTGACCGCTCACGGGCGGGCGTCGACTGAGCGGCTGACCCCACAGGTGTGCACCCGGGTCCGGGCGTAGGCTCGGACCCGGGTACGAACCGCACACGACGCTTAAGGAATCTCTGATGGAGCTCGGTCTCGTCGGTCTCGGCAAGATGGGCGGCAACATGCGTGAGCGCATCCGCCGCGCAGGCCACACCGTCATCGGATACGACCGCAACCCGGACCTCGCCGATGTCCACAGCCTTGAGGAGCTTGTGGGCAAGCTCAAGGGTCCGCGCGTCGTGTGGGTCATGGTCCCGGCCGGTGCCGCGACCCAGTCCACCATCGACGAGCTGGCGAATCTGCTCTCCCCCGGCGACATCGTCGTGGACGGCGGGAACTCCCGCTGGACCGACGACGAGAAGCACGCCGAGGAGCTCGCCGCCAAGGGCATCGGCTTCGTCGACTGCGGCGTCTCCGGCGGCGTGTGGGGCCTGGAGAACGGCTACGCGCTGATGTACGGCGGCGACGCCGAGAACGTGGCGAAGGTCCAGCCGATCTTCGACGCGCTCAAGCCCGAGGGCGAGTTCGGCTCGGTCCACGCGGGCAAGGTCGGCGCCGGCCACTTCGCCAAGATGGTCCACAACGGCATCGAGTACGCGATGATGCAGGCGTACGCCGAGGGCTGGGAGCTCCTGGAGAAGGTCGACTCCGTCACCGACGTGCGCGAGGTCTTCCGCTCCTGGCAGGAGGGCACGGTCATCCGTTCCTGGCTCCTCGACCTGGCGGTCAACGCGCTGGACGAGGACGAGCACCTGGAGAAGCTGCGCGGGTTCGCGCAGGACTCCGGCGAGGGCCGCTGGACGGTGGAGGCCGCGATCGACAACGCGGTGCCGCTGCCCGCGATCACCGCGTCGCTGTTCGCGCGGTTCGCGTCCCGTCAGGACGACTCGCCGCAGATGAAGATGATCGCCGCGCTGCGCAACCAGTTCGGTGGCCACGCGGTCGAGTCCAAGAAGTAATCCACAGGCTGTGCACCCCTCGGTGCACAGCGGCCGGGGGAAGGTCGGCGCACACCATGCATGTCACGCATCTGTCGCTGGCCGACTTCCGCTCCTACGCCCGGGTCGAGGTCCCGCTCGACCCGGGCGTCACCGCGTTCGTGGGCGCCAACGGCCAGGGCAAGACCAATCTGGTCGAGGCCGTCGGCTATCTCGCGACCCTCGGCAGCCACCGCGTCGCCTCGGACGCGCCGCTCGTACGGATGGGGGCGGACCGAGCGATCATCCGCGCCGCGGTCACCCAGGGCGAGCGCTCCCAGCTGATCGAGCTCGAGCTCAATCCGGGCCGGGCCAATCGCGCGCGTATCAACAGGTCCTCGCAGGTCAGGCCCCGTGATGTGCTGGGGATCGTACGGACTGTGCTGTTCGCGCCGGAGGATCTGGCGCTGGTCAAGGGCGATCCCGGGGAACGGCGGCGCTTCCTTGACGAGCTGATCACGGCGCGCGCGCCGCGCATGGCGGGCGTGCGTTCCGATTACGAGCGGGTGCTCAAGCAGCGCAACACCCTCCTGAAGTCCGCCGCGATGGCGCGCCGGCACGGCGGTCGTGGCATGGACCTGTCGACCCTGGACGTGTGGGACCAGCATCTGGCGAGGGCGGGAGCCGAGCTGCTCGCACAGCGGCTGGATCTGATCGGTGTGCTGCAGCCGCTGGCCGACAAGGCGTACGAGCAGCTGGCACCGGGCGGCGGACCGATTCTGCTGGAGTACCGGCCGTCCGCGCCCGGCCCCGGCCACACCCGTGAGGAGCTGTACGAGCAGCTGATCGCGGCGCTCGCGGAGGTGCGCAAGCAGGAGATCGAGCGGGGCGTCACCCTCGTCGGGCCGCACCGGGACGAGCTGCTGCTCAAGCTCGGCGACCTGCCGGCGAAGGGGTACGCGAGTCACGGCGAGTCCTGGTCGTACGCGCTGTCGCTGCGGCTGGCCTCGTACGACCTGCTGCGGGCGGAGGGGAACGAGCCGGTGCTCGTCCTCGACGACGTCTTCGCGGAGCTGGACGCGCGGCGCCGGGAGCGGCTCGCCGAGCTGGTGGCTCCGGGCGAGCAGGTGCTGGTGACGGCGGCGGTGGACGACGACGTTCCGGGCGTCCTCGCCGGGGCGCGGTACGCCGTGGCCGGGGGGATGGTGGAGCGGGTATGAGTGACGGTTCTTCCTCCGGCGCCTCCGGGATCCCCGAGAGCGCCGAGGCCCCCAAGACGCCCGAGCCGTCGGGTGTGGACCTCGCGCGCGTGGCGCTGCGCGCCGCCAAGGAGCAGGCGAAGGCGCGGGGGGCGGCGGCCCAGCAGAAGAAGCAGGCCCGCCGGGGCGGCGGACTGCGGTCCGGGGCCGGCGCCGACGGGCGTGACCCGATCGGGCTGGGCGCCGCGATCAACCGGCTCATCACCGAGCGGGGCTGGGAGACCCCGGCGGCGGTCGGCGGGGTCATGGGGCGCTGGCCGCAGATCGTGGGCGAGGACCTGGCGAATCACTGTGTGCCGCTGAAGTACGACGAGGACCCGGAGGAGCGGGTGCTCACCGTGCAGTGCGACTCGACGGCGTGGGCGACCCAGCTGCGGCTGCTGGCGCCGAGGCTGGTGGCGCGGCTGAACGAGGACCTGGGGCACGGGACGGTACGGGTGATCAAGGTCCTGGGGCCGGGCGCTCC harbors:
- the dnaN gene encoding DNA polymerase III subunit beta — protein: MKIRVERDVLAEAVAWVARSLPARPPAPVLAGLLLKAEDGALSFSSFDYEVSARVSVEAEVEEDGTVLVSGRLLADICRALPNRPVEISTDGVRATVVCGSSRFTLHTLPVEEYPALPEMPTATGTVPGEVFASAAAQVAIAAGRDDTLPVLTGVRIEIEGDTVTLASTDRYRFAVREFLWKPESPDASAVALVPAKTLLDTAKALTSGDTVTLALSGSGKGEGLIGFEGAGRRTTTRLLEGDLPKYRTLFPTEFNSVAVIETAPFVEAVKRVALVAERNTPVRLSFEQGVLILEAGSSDDAQAVERVDAQLEGDDISIAFNPTFLLDGLSAIDSPVAQLSFTTSTKPALLSGKPAVDAEADEAYKYLIMPVRLSG
- the gnd gene encoding phosphogluconate dehydrogenase (NAD(+)-dependent, decarboxylating), encoding MELGLVGLGKMGGNMRERIRRAGHTVIGYDRNPDLADVHSLEELVGKLKGPRVVWVMVPAGAATQSTIDELANLLSPGDIVVDGGNSRWTDDEKHAEELAAKGIGFVDCGVSGGVWGLENGYALMYGGDAENVAKVQPIFDALKPEGEFGSVHAGKVGAGHFAKMVHNGIEYAMMQAYAEGWELLEKVDSVTDVREVFRSWQEGTVIRSWLLDLAVNALDEDEHLEKLRGFAQDSGEGRWTVEAAIDNAVPLPAITASLFARFASRQDDSPQMKMIAALRNQFGGHAVESKK
- the recF gene encoding DNA replication/repair protein RecF (All proteins in this family for which functions are known are DNA-binding proteins that assist the filamentation of RecA onto DNA for the initiation of recombination or recombinational repair.) → MHVTHLSLADFRSYARVEVPLDPGVTAFVGANGQGKTNLVEAVGYLATLGSHRVASDAPLVRMGADRAIIRAAVTQGERSQLIELELNPGRANRARINRSSQVRPRDVLGIVRTVLFAPEDLALVKGDPGERRRFLDELITARAPRMAGVRSDYERVLKQRNTLLKSAAMARRHGGRGMDLSTLDVWDQHLARAGAELLAQRLDLIGVLQPLADKAYEQLAPGGGPILLEYRPSAPGPGHTREELYEQLIAALAEVRKQEIERGVTLVGPHRDELLLKLGDLPAKGYASHGESWSYALSLRLASYDLLRAEGNEPVLVLDDVFAELDARRRERLAELVAPGEQVLVTAAVDDDVPGVLAGARYAVAGGMVERV
- a CDS encoding DUF721 domain-containing protein is translated as MSDGSSSGASGIPESAEAPKTPEPSGVDLARVALRAAKEQAKARGAAAQQKKQARRGGGLRSGAGADGRDPIGLGAAINRLITERGWETPAAVGGVMGRWPQIVGEDLANHCVPLKYDEDPEERVLTVQCDSTAWATQLRLLAPRLVARLNEDLGHGTVRVIKVLGPGAPRKGYGPLRAPGSVGPGDTYG